A portion of the Parasedimentitalea marina genome contains these proteins:
- a CDS encoding DUF2484 family protein: MTLSLSLAAVWALSANILAVIPSRDNHWRRAYILIALGIPLLGYVTYENGPWWGLAVLLAGMSVLRWPVIYLGRWLRGQLGKG; the protein is encoded by the coding sequence ATGACACTGTCGTTAAGTCTGGCCGCTGTATGGGCGTTGTCTGCCAATATTCTGGCGGTCATCCCAAGCCGCGACAATCATTGGCGGCGGGCTTATATACTGATTGCATTGGGTATTCCTCTGCTTGGATATGTCACTTACGAGAACGGCCCCTGGTGGGGGCTGGCGGTGCTCCTTGCAGGAATGTCGGTGCTGCGCTGGCCAGTGATCTATTTGGGGCGATGGCTGCGGGGGCAGCTGGGTAAAGGGTAG
- a CDS encoding cell division protein FtsQ/DivIB, with the protein MQSLIPWRRKKTVFKQDPAPSRLKYRMQRWMLTPGIRLGLRIGVPFCLVFALASAYLANEQRRDALNIFVSDLRQSIHDRPEFQVKLIAIDGAGADLADDIREVASLRFPVSSFEIDVDQIRDVIEKLDPVKSAAVRIRSGGVLQIDVVERDPVLVWRSRQGLALLDEAGIHVAELGRRSLHSDLPLIAGDGADAHVVEALKLFSTARPLGQRLRGLVRIGERRWDVVLDRGQRIMLPAESPVSALERVIAVSEVRDLLERDIAAVDMRLSARATVRMSETAVQEWWRIRQMNGGG; encoded by the coding sequence ATGCAATCGTTGATCCCCTGGCGTCGCAAAAAGACCGTTTTCAAACAGGATCCGGCGCCATCGCGGTTGAAGTATCGGATGCAGCGCTGGATGTTGACACCGGGCATTCGGTTGGGGTTGCGGATTGGTGTGCCGTTCTGCCTGGTCTTTGCTTTGGCCAGCGCCTATCTCGCAAATGAGCAGCGCCGCGACGCCCTGAACATCTTTGTGTCTGACCTGCGCCAGTCGATCCACGACCGTCCAGAATTTCAGGTTAAGTTGATTGCCATCGACGGGGCAGGCGCGGACCTGGCCGATGACATCCGCGAAGTCGCCTCGTTGCGGTTTCCGGTTAGCTCTTTTGAAATAGACGTGGACCAGATCCGTGACGTGATCGAGAAACTGGATCCGGTGAAGTCCGCAGCCGTGCGGATCCGTTCCGGTGGTGTGTTGCAGATTGACGTGGTCGAACGCGACCCGGTGTTGGTCTGGCGCAGCCGTCAAGGGCTGGCGCTGTTGGATGAGGCCGGTATCCACGTGGCCGAGCTGGGACGCAGGTCTTTGCATTCAGACCTGCCCCTGATCGCTGGCGATGGCGCTGACGCGCATGTTGTCGAAGCGTTGAAGCTGTTCTCTACCGCCAGACCTCTGGGTCAGCGGCTGCGCGGATTGGTGCGCATCGGCGAGCGGCGCTGGGACGTGGTGTTGGATCGTGGTCAGCGCATCATGTTGCCGGCGGAAAGCCCGGTTTCCGCACTGGAACGGGTGATTGCGGTCAGCGAAGTTCGGGACCTGCTAGAGCGCGATATTGCTGCTGTAGACATGAGATTATCGGCGCGTGCCACTGTACGGATGAGCGAGACCGCGGTGCAGGAATGGTGGCGGATCAGACAGATGAACGGAGGCGGATAG
- a CDS encoding DUF2484 family protein, producing MNSIFLAATWVLVATAVAFLPMRWQFPPGILLLTAAPVIIAMLGMEHGWGLALAGTAGFVSMFRRPLLYYWRKWRGIEL from the coding sequence ATGAACAGTATTTTTCTGGCCGCAACCTGGGTCTTGGTGGCGACCGCGGTGGCCTTTTTACCGATGCGCTGGCAGTTTCCTCCGGGTATTTTGTTACTGACAGCCGCACCGGTGATTATTGCGATGCTGGGCATGGAACACGGATGGGGTCTGGCTCTGGCCGGGACTGCGGGTTTTGTGTCAATGTTTCGAAGACCACTGCTCTATTACTGGCGCAAGTGGAGGGGTATCGAGCTATGA
- the murB gene encoding UDP-N-acetylmuramate dehydrogenase: MKMDGIRGRLTANRPLSDLTWLRVGGPADYLFQPADTDDLALFLSQLDPDVTVFPMGVGSNLIVRDGGLRAVVIRLGRGFNSIEIEGDCVVAGAAALDAHVARKAADAGLDLTFLRTIPGSIGGAVRMNAGCYGSYLADVFVSAVMVTRAGEIREITAADLAFQYRQSELPEGAVLVSARLRAGAGEPAELHARMAAQLETRDRTQPTKDRSAGSTFRNPAGFSSTGKADDVHDLKAWKVIDDAGMRGAMRGGAQMSEKHSNFLINRGGATAADLEGLGEDVRKKVYASSGLTLVWEIMRVGEPQPD, translated from the coding sequence ATGAAAATGGACGGTATCCGAGGACGACTAACCGCCAATCGCCCTCTGTCGGATTTGACCTGGCTGCGCGTTGGTGGCCCTGCCGACTATTTGTTCCAACCCGCAGATACTGATGATCTGGCGCTGTTCCTGTCCCAGCTGGACCCGGACGTGACTGTGTTTCCCATGGGCGTTGGCTCAAATTTAATCGTTCGGGATGGAGGGTTGCGGGCCGTGGTGATCCGTCTGGGTCGCGGGTTTAACAGTATCGAAATCGAGGGCGACTGTGTTGTGGCCGGCGCTGCAGCTTTGGACGCGCATGTGGCGCGCAAGGCCGCCGACGCGGGTCTGGATCTGACATTTCTGCGGACCATTCCCGGATCAATTGGCGGTGCAGTTCGGATGAATGCAGGCTGTTATGGCAGTTATCTGGCCGATGTGTTTGTCTCGGCCGTCATGGTGACCCGTGCAGGCGAAATCCGCGAGATCACCGCCGCAGATTTGGCTTTTCAGTATCGGCAGAGCGAGCTGCCCGAAGGCGCTGTTCTGGTCTCTGCCAGGCTACGGGCTGGGGCAGGGGAGCCCGCTGAATTGCACGCCCGGATGGCGGCACAGCTAGAGACGCGCGACAGGACGCAACCCACCAAGGATCGCAGCGCAGGATCGACTTTTCGCAATCCAGCAGGATTCTCATCCACAGGTAAGGCCGACGATGTTCACGATTTGAAAGCCTGGAAGGTCATCGACGACGCCGGAATGCGTGGCGCCATGCGTGGTGGAGCCCAAATGAGCGAGAAACATTCTAACTTTTTGATCAACAGGGGTGGCGCAACTGCCGCAGATTTGGAAGGTTTGGGGGAAGATGTCAGAAAGAAGGTTTACGCCTCAAGCGGGTTAACGTTAGTGTGGGAAATTATGCGGGTCGGCGAGCCGCAGCCTGACTGA
- the lpxC gene encoding UDP-3-O-acyl-N-acetylglucosamine deacetylase, with amino-acid sequence MRPRVQNTLKTSVTFEGVGLHSGHPVKMVLKPAPAGHGISFKRTDIVLGNTVIPARWDMVERTALCTRLINDAGVSVSTVEHIMAALAGCGVHNALVELDGPEVPIADGSSAPFVRAIMSRGLHRLGSPVVAFEVLKPVTVEHNGAKATLLPSDRTRIEFHIDFTDEAIGRQSKSLDLRNGAFARELCDSRTFCSRSDVETMQANGLALGGVPGENAVVFDGETVESGSGLRHNDEPVRHKMLDALGDLALIGGPLIGHYVGERAGHALTNTLLRELFATPGAVRAVICDAVMTARLPGQGLIWSEIPAEIARVA; translated from the coding sequence ATGAGGCCAAGAGTGCAAAATACGCTGAAAACATCGGTGACATTTGAAGGCGTCGGCCTGCATTCAGGGCATCCTGTCAAAATGGTTCTGAAGCCCGCCCCGGCAGGGCATGGGATCAGTTTTAAGCGTACCGATATTGTTTTGGGCAATACTGTAATCCCAGCCCGCTGGGATATGGTCGAGCGCACAGCGTTATGCACCCGCCTGATCAACGACGCTGGTGTGTCTGTCTCTACTGTTGAACACATCATGGCGGCTTTGGCTGGCTGCGGTGTGCACAATGCTTTGGTTGAGCTGGACGGCCCGGAAGTGCCAATTGCTGACGGATCCTCTGCTCCTTTCGTTCGTGCCATCATGTCGCGGGGGTTGCATCGCCTGGGGTCGCCCGTCGTTGCCTTTGAGGTGCTGAAGCCAGTCACGGTTGAACACAATGGCGCCAAGGCGACATTGCTGCCGTCGGATCGCACCCGGATTGAATTTCATATAGATTTCACTGACGAAGCCATTGGTCGTCAGAGCAAATCCCTGGACCTGCGCAACGGTGCCTTTGCCCGTGAGCTTTGCGACAGTCGCACCTTCTGTAGCCGCTCTGATGTAGAAACAATGCAGGCCAATGGTTTAGCGCTGGGTGGCGTTCCTGGTGAAAATGCTGTGGTGTTCGATGGCGAGACTGTCGAAAGTGGTTCGGGTCTTCGTCACAACGACGAACCTGTTCGTCACAAAATGCTGGATGCACTGGGTGATCTTGCGCTGATCGGTGGACCATTGATTGGACATTATGTCGGAGAGCGTGCAGGACACGCATTGACCAACACGTTGCTGCGCGAATTGTTTGCGACGCCCGGTGCGGTGCGCGCTGTGATTTGTGATGCGGTGATGACTGCAAGGTTGCCTGGCCAAGGTTTGATTTGGTCAGAAATTCCAGCCGAAATCGCGCGCGTCGCCTGA
- the ftsZ gene encoding cell division protein FtsZ, whose amino-acid sequence MTLNLSMPGQEELKPRITVFGVGGAGGNAVNNMIEKELDGVDFVVANTDAQALQQSASKSRVQLGVKVTEGLGAGARPSVGSAAAEESIEQIVDHLAGAHMCFITAGMGGGTGTGAAPIIAQAARELGVLTVGVVTKPFQFEGAKRMRQAEEGVEALQKVVDTLIIIPNQNLFRLANEKTTFTEAFSMADDVLYQGVKGVTDLMVRPGLINLDFADVRAVMDEMGKAMMGTGEAEGETRAVEAAEKAIANPLLDEISLRGAKGVLINITGAHDLTLFELDEAANRIREEVDPEANIIVGSTLDTAMEGKMRVSVVATGIDAVEVRHDSPVPRRPMSAPLKQSVSAENLRPAPLELDGAVAVPAVAEVATSEPSLFEDMNVEQVAAQDQAEDIFEEPEQVAEDGLPMPAYQPKVAEFQPQADVAEDRSQSFVAPKAPALGTPSPEAIVRLQAAAQRVSPAAAAPEAEQQDTKQRAGFGLNSLIHRMTGQAGDTPAGTQRQQPAVQQQAPAAQQEVNPEQERIEIPAFLRRQAN is encoded by the coding sequence ATGACACTGAACCTTTCGATGCCCGGGCAGGAAGAGCTGAAGCCACGTATCACCGTTTTCGGCGTTGGTGGTGCCGGTGGTAATGCTGTCAATAATATGATTGAAAAAGAGCTGGATGGCGTCGACTTTGTTGTTGCCAATACAGACGCACAGGCACTGCAGCAAAGTGCCTCGAAAAGTCGCGTGCAGCTGGGCGTGAAAGTCACCGAAGGTCTGGGCGCCGGTGCGCGCCCCTCGGTTGGATCCGCGGCTGCAGAAGAAAGCATTGAACAAATCGTTGATCATCTGGCGGGGGCACACATGTGCTTTATCACTGCTGGTATGGGCGGCGGCACCGGTACTGGTGCAGCCCCGATCATCGCGCAGGCTGCCCGCGAATTGGGCGTGCTGACGGTTGGTGTTGTCACCAAGCCGTTCCAGTTTGAAGGCGCCAAACGGATGCGCCAGGCCGAAGAGGGCGTTGAGGCCCTGCAAAAGGTCGTCGATACGCTGATCATCATTCCCAACCAGAACCTGTTCCGGTTGGCGAATGAAAAAACCACATTTACCGAAGCCTTCTCAATGGCAGACGATGTTCTGTATCAAGGTGTTAAGGGCGTGACCGACCTGATGGTTCGTCCTGGCCTGATCAACCTCGACTTTGCTGATGTTCGCGCCGTTATGGACGAAATGGGCAAGGCGATGATGGGCACCGGCGAAGCCGAGGGCGAAACACGCGCTGTTGAGGCCGCCGAGAAGGCCATCGCCAACCCACTGCTGGACGAAATCAGCCTGCGCGGCGCCAAAGGTGTTCTGATCAACATCACCGGTGCGCATGACCTGACCTTGTTTGAACTGGACGAAGCCGCGAACCGCATCCGCGAAGAAGTTGACCCAGAGGCCAATATCATCGTGGGTTCCACATTGGATACTGCCATGGAAGGCAAGATGCGGGTTTCGGTTGTGGCAACGGGTATCGACGCTGTCGAGGTTCGCCATGACTCGCCAGTGCCACGTCGCCCAATGTCGGCACCTTTGAAGCAATCCGTTTCAGCCGAAAATCTGCGCCCTGCGCCACTGGAACTGGACGGCGCTGTTGCCGTTCCTGCGGTTGCCGAAGTTGCGACCTCTGAGCCTTCGTTGTTTGAAGACATGAATGTTGAGCAGGTTGCGGCCCAGGATCAGGCCGAAGACATTTTCGAAGAGCCAGAGCAGGTTGCTGAAGATGGTCTTCCAATGCCGGCTTATCAGCCAAAAGTGGCTGAGTTCCAGCCGCAGGCAGATGTTGCCGAGGATCGCAGCCAGTCGTTTGTTGCCCCCAAGGCGCCAGCGCTTGGCACTCCGTCGCCCGAAGCGATCGTGCGGTTGCAAGCAGCGGCGCAGCGGGTTTCTCCGGCGGCGGCAGCTCCAGAAGCTGAGCAGCAGGATACAAAGCAACGTGCCGGGTTTGGTTTGAACTCACTGATCCACCGGATGACAGGGCAGGCTGGTGACACACCTGCGGGCACTCAGCGTCAGCAACCAGCTGTGCAACAACAGGCCCCTGCAGCACAGCAAGAGGTCAATCCTGAGCAAGAACGCATCGAAATTCCTGCATTTTTGCGCCGTCAGGCCAACTAA
- a CDS encoding D-alanine--D-alanine ligase, whose amino-acid sequence MGKSSGALPKVVVLMGGPSAEREVSLSSGRECAAALRGEGFEVIELDAGPDLVTRLQDIKPDVVFNALHGRWGEDGCVQGLLEWMGLPYTSSGVLASALAMDKQRSKDVFRSAGLPVVESGLYDKASVMAAHVMTPPYVVKPNNEGSSVGVYLVNEAANTPPQLSDDMPEQVMVETFAPGRELTTTVVGDGEGDPGALTVTDILTDGWYDYDAKYQPGGSTHVVPADLPQEIFDLCLDYAQRAHQALGCRGVSRTDFRWDESRGAAGLILLETNTQPGMTPTSLTPEQAGQGGMSFGELCAWMVKDASCNR is encoded by the coding sequence GTGGGTAAGTCGAGCGGGGCTCTCCCGAAAGTAGTGGTATTGATGGGTGGGCCCTCGGCTGAACGCGAGGTTTCTCTGTCAAGTGGGCGCGAATGCGCCGCCGCACTTCGGGGTGAGGGATTTGAAGTGATTGAGCTGGATGCAGGTCCGGACCTCGTCACGCGTTTACAAGACATCAAACCTGATGTCGTCTTCAACGCATTGCATGGACGTTGGGGCGAAGATGGCTGCGTGCAGGGGCTGCTGGAGTGGATGGGATTGCCCTATACCAGCTCTGGCGTTTTGGCCTCGGCGCTGGCGATGGACAAACAACGCAGCAAGGACGTGTTTCGCTCTGCTGGATTGCCGGTGGTCGAAAGCGGATTGTACGACAAGGCCAGCGTGATGGCCGCACATGTGATGACACCGCCCTATGTGGTCAAGCCTAACAACGAAGGCTCAAGCGTTGGGGTCTACCTGGTGAACGAAGCCGCCAACACACCGCCCCAGCTGTCAGACGATATGCCAGAACAGGTAATGGTCGAGACTTTTGCACCGGGTCGTGAGTTGACCACAACTGTGGTCGGTGATGGTGAGGGCGATCCAGGCGCATTGACAGTTACTGATATTCTAACCGACGGCTGGTACGATTATGACGCCAAGTATCAACCTGGCGGTTCAACCCATGTGGTGCCTGCAGACTTGCCTCAAGAGATTTTTGACCTCTGTCTGGACTATGCGCAACGCGCCCATCAGGCACTGGGGTGTCGCGGTGTCAGCCGCACAGATTTTCGCTGGGATGAAAGCCGGGGGGCCGCAGGCCTGATCCTGCTTGAAACCAACACGCAGCCCGGCATGACTCCTACCTCGCTTACCCCGGAGCAGGCCGGTCAAGGCGGCATGAGCTTTGGTGAGCTTTGCGCCTGGATGGTAAAGGATGCGTCATGCAATCGTTGA
- a CDS encoding outer membrane protein assembly factor BamD gives MIGIRAGARSIGAVLLLTVLVSCGAGREGDRSVNLEAFTPEQIFQRGEFELARDRTKDAAYYFSEIERLYPYSSWAQQALIMQAFTFHQGKDYENSRGAAQRFIDFYPTDEDAAYAQYLLALSYYDQIDEVGRDQGLTFQALQALRTVIEVYPDSEYANSAILKFDLAFDHLAGKEMEIGRYYLRFGHYSSAINRFRVVVEDFQTTSNTPEALHRLVEAYLSLGLTAEAQTAGAILGHNYRSTEWYEDSYKLLTANGLKMKDRGNNWLSQIYRQSVKGQWL, from the coding sequence ATGATCGGCATCAGAGCAGGGGCCAGAAGCATTGGCGCAGTTCTTCTGCTGACCGTTTTGGTCAGCTGTGGCGCGGGCCGCGAGGGCGACCGGTCAGTGAACCTCGAAGCGTTTACGCCTGAGCAGATCTTTCAGCGGGGCGAGTTTGAACTGGCCCGCGACCGCACCAAAGACGCAGCCTATTATTTCTCTGAGATTGAGCGGCTGTACCCCTATTCGTCCTGGGCGCAACAGGCCTTGATCATGCAGGCCTTTACCTTTCATCAAGGCAAAGACTATGAAAACAGTCGCGGCGCGGCGCAGCGGTTCATTGATTTCTACCCAACTGATGAAGATGCCGCCTATGCGCAGTACCTGTTGGCGCTTAGCTACTATGATCAGATTGACGAAGTTGGACGCGACCAGGGTTTGACATTCCAGGCGCTGCAAGCTTTGCGCACGGTCATAGAGGTCTATCCGGACAGTGAATACGCAAATTCGGCGATTCTCAAATTCGACCTGGCTTTCGACCATCTGGCGGGTAAGGAAATGGAAATCGGCCGCTACTATCTGCGGTTTGGCCATTATTCGTCGGCGATCAACCGGTTCCGCGTGGTGGTCGAGGACTTCCAGACCACCAGCAACACTCCAGAAGCCCTGCATCGTCTGGTTGAGGCCTATCTATCGCTGGGTCTGACAGCTGAGGCGCAGACTGCAGGCGCCATTCTGGGCCACAACTATCGCTCAACGGAATGGTATGAAGACAGCTACAAACTGTTGACTGCCAATGGCTTGAAGATGAAAGACCGTGGCAACAACTGGTTGAGCCAGATCTACCGCCAGTCGGTCAAGGGTCAATGGCTGTAA
- the ftsA gene encoding cell division protein FtsA, translating into MTDLYQSQRAMRQMRRQSMQRGVVAILDVGSSKIACLVLRFDGSGRLSEDNSIGSLAGQSGFRVIGAATTRSRGVQFGEITAMQETERAIRTAVQAAQKMAEVRVDHVIACFSGANPRSYGLNAQVDLQGQVVTEDEVARVLAACDVPEYGQGREVMHAQPVNFALDNRSGLNDPRGQLGQSLAVDMHMLTVDAAAVQNLVRCIKRCDLELAGIASSAYASGISALVEDEQELGAACIDMGGGSTSVSIFMKKHMIYTDAVRIGGDHVTSDISMGLGVPTSSAERIKTFCGGVHATGADDRDMIDIGGDTGDWEHDRRTVSRAELIGIMRPRVEEILEEVRARLDVAGFDQLPSQQIVLTGGSSQIMGLDGLASRILGQQVRLGRPLRVHGLPQSATGPGFASAVGLSLFAANPQDEWWDFDMPSDRQSGGSIRRAVRWFRDNW; encoded by the coding sequence ATGACAGATCTCTATCAATCCCAGCGTGCTATGCGGCAGATGCGCCGTCAATCCATGCAGCGTGGCGTTGTCGCCATTCTGGATGTAGGCAGTTCCAAAATTGCCTGCCTTGTTCTGCGTTTCGATGGCAGTGGTCGGCTAAGCGAGGATAATTCCATTGGCTCGCTTGCTGGGCAATCCGGGTTTCGGGTGATTGGCGCCGCTACCACGCGGTCGCGCGGCGTACAATTCGGCGAAATCACCGCTATGCAGGAAACGGAACGCGCTATTCGTACGGCCGTGCAGGCGGCGCAGAAAATGGCCGAGGTCCGGGTGGATCATGTGATTGCCTGCTTCTCGGGGGCCAATCCCCGGTCTTATGGTTTGAATGCGCAGGTGGATCTGCAGGGACAGGTGGTCACCGAAGACGAGGTTGCACGCGTGTTGGCGGCCTGCGATGTGCCGGAATACGGTCAGGGTCGCGAGGTTATGCATGCGCAACCGGTGAACTTTGCACTCGACAACCGGTCCGGGCTGAACGACCCGCGCGGCCAATTGGGGCAGTCCTTGGCCGTTGATATGCATATGTTGACGGTTGACGCCGCGGCTGTTCAGAACCTGGTGCGTTGCATCAAACGCTGTGATCTGGAGCTGGCTGGCATTGCCAGCTCGGCTTATGCCTCGGGCATTTCGGCGCTGGTTGAAGATGAACAAGAATTGGGTGCGGCCTGTATTGATATGGGCGGCGGCTCGACTTCGGTGTCTATCTTCATGAAAAAACACATGATTTATACTGATGCGGTGCGCATTGGTGGCGACCATGTCACCAGTGACATCTCGATGGGCTTGGGGGTTCCAACCTCAAGCGCTGAGCGTATTAAGACTTTTTGTGGCGGCGTGCATGCCACCGGAGCGGACGATCGGGACATGATCGACATCGGCGGTGATACGGGGGACTGGGAACATGACCGTCGCACTGTGTCGCGGGCTGAATTGATTGGCATCATGCGTCCTCGGGTCGAAGAAATCCTAGAAGAGGTGCGGGCGCGCTTGGATGTGGCAGGTTTCGACCAGCTTCCCAGCCAGCAAATTGTGCTGACAGGCGGGTCCAGCCAGATCATGGGCCTGGACGGATTGGCCAGCCGCATTTTGGGGCAACAGGTGCGTTTGGGTCGCCCGCTTCGGGTGCATGGCCTGCCGCAATCCGCCACCGGCCCAGGATTTGCCAGCGCCGTTGGTCTAAGTCTTTTTGCGGCAAACCCGCAGGATGAATGGTGGGATTTTGATATGCCCAGTGACCGTCAGTCGGGCGGCTCAATCCGCCGCGCGGTGCGCTGGTTCCGTGACAATTGGTAG
- the recN gene encoding DNA repair protein RecN, whose amino-acid sequence MLRALDIRDLLIIDHLELSFQPGLNVLTGETGAGKSILLDSLGFVLGWRGRAELVRSGAAQGEVVAEFDLHDGHPAHAVISEAGLPPCEDGELILRRVNTAEGRKTAWVNDRRCSGEVLRALSGTLVELHGQHDDRGLLNPRGHRAMLDEYADHGQLMAAVRQAWTAMARARKAVEVTQAALDAVRAEEEFLRHAVAELDQLNPLPGEDADLDVRRRQMQGAERIRGDVARAHGMLTDGAEGAMTEALRWLETADSSDAAELDAPLAALGRALLELGEAQDGVGRVLDTLEFNPSELEECEERLFAIRALARKHDVLADELGTYAATLRSKLAALDAGDRNLAEQEIALAAAETAYRQAGTALSSSRKKHASALDAAVMAELAPLKMERAVFETTFDVAEPGPEGQDGVAFTVATNPGAPAGPLNKIASGGELSRFLLALKVCLHGDDGGQTLIFDEIDRGVGGATADAVGRRLSALAEGGQVLVVTHSPQVAAQGAYHWRVQKQVVDEVTLSTVVPLDRDARITEIARMVSGDTITDEARAAARSLLVG is encoded by the coding sequence ATGCTCCGCGCGCTTGATATTCGGGATCTTTTGATCATCGACCACCTCGAGTTGAGCTTTCAACCCGGTTTGAACGTGCTGACCGGCGAAACCGGTGCGGGCAAGTCCATTCTTCTCGATTCGCTTGGCTTTGTGCTGGGCTGGCGCGGCCGCGCTGAATTGGTGCGCAGTGGTGCTGCGCAGGGTGAAGTTGTTGCCGAATTTGATCTTCACGACGGCCATCCGGCCCATGCAGTGATTAGCGAGGCCGGTTTGCCACCATGCGAAGACGGTGAGCTGATTCTGCGTCGTGTCAACACTGCCGAAGGACGCAAGACGGCCTGGGTCAACGACCGGCGCTGCTCTGGCGAGGTGCTGCGGGCGCTGTCGGGCACGTTGGTCGAATTGCATGGTCAGCATGATGACCGGGGTCTGCTGAACCCACGTGGCCATAGGGCGATGTTGGATGAATACGCCGATCACGGGCAACTCATGGCCGCAGTGCGGCAGGCCTGGACTGCTATGGCGCGTGCGCGCAAGGCTGTCGAGGTCACGCAGGCGGCGCTTGACGCGGTTCGGGCCGAGGAAGAGTTCCTGCGCCACGCGGTGGCTGAGTTGGACCAGTTGAACCCACTGCCGGGCGAGGATGCGGACCTGGATGTACGGCGTCGGCAAATGCAGGGCGCTGAACGTATTCGTGGCGATGTGGCACGGGCCCATGGAATGTTGACCGACGGAGCTGAGGGCGCAATGACCGAGGCGCTGCGCTGGCTTGAAACGGCTGACAGCAGTGACGCCGCCGAGCTGGATGCGCCACTGGCAGCTTTGGGTCGTGCACTGCTGGAACTGGGCGAGGCGCAGGATGGTGTTGGCCGTGTGCTGGACACTCTGGAATTCAATCCGTCGGAGCTGGAAGAATGCGAAGAACGTTTGTTCGCGATCCGGGCTTTGGCGCGTAAACATGATGTTCTTGCTGATGAACTTGGCACCTACGCGGCAACACTGCGCAGCAAACTGGCAGCCTTGGATGCGGGTGACCGGAACCTGGCCGAGCAGGAGATCGCGCTGGCCGCTGCCGAAACGGCCTATCGTCAGGCTGGCACAGCCCTGAGTTCCAGTCGCAAGAAACATGCATCGGCCTTGGATGCGGCGGTGATGGCTGAGCTGGCACCACTGAAAATGGAACGGGCGGTGTTTGAAACGACGTTTGATGTCGCCGAACCGGGCCCCGAGGGGCAAGACGGTGTGGCGTTTACCGTGGCGACCAACCCGGGTGCACCTGCGGGCCCGTTGAACAAGATTGCATCAGGTGGCGAGTTGAGCCGGTTCTTATTGGCGCTCAAGGTTTGTCTGCATGGGGATGACGGTGGGCAAACGCTGATTTTTGATGAGATTGACCGCGGTGTCGGCGGCGCAACTGCGGATGCGGTTGGTCGCCGTCTGTCGGCTTTGGCCGAGGGTGGCCAAGTTCTTGTGGTGACCCATTCGCCGCAGGTTGCCGCGCAGGGGGCCTATCACTGGCGGGTGCAAAAACAGGTTGTGGACGAGGTCACCTTGTCGACGGTTGTTCCATTGGATCGCGACGCGCGTATTACTGAAATTGCCCGGATGGTGTCCGGTGATACGATCACAGATGAGGCCCGGGCCGCGGCACGATCCTTGCTGGTTGGGTAA